From Haliotis asinina isolate JCU_RB_2024 chromosome 8, JCU_Hal_asi_v2, whole genome shotgun sequence, a single genomic window includes:
- the LOC137293660 gene encoding uncharacterized protein: MKDFLLVSIVLTVYILSDSVGQSDNDNGAGIQMSYTIANGDSNSADPQPAVNRSSGAYTNVGVWRARYRGSQHGRDNTGRGDAIRRHRLRVHRRRRPRLNLTASAHPYNHRSRPQRLGNVQRRAEQLRRQGGTQRLVATGSHTLVTGTRTNTGGVDPFTALQNGHRQTGPFQNRRTAYDFLSNGGNSFRVRNEHQRERRDENARMASVMCGVFGKQFVPSAIGGRCVDPA; encoded by the exons ATGAAGGACTTCCTCCTTGTCAGCATCGTCTTGACCGTGTACATTTTATCGGATTCAGTGGGACAATCAG ACAATGACAATGGTGCGGGGATACAGATGAGCTATACAATAGCCAACGGGGACAGCAACTCAGCGGATCCCCAACCAGCCGTCAACAGATCCTCAGGGGCCTACACGAATGTAGGGGTGTGGAGGGCGAGATACAGAGGGTCTCAACATGGGCGGGATAACACCGGCAGGGGAGACGCAATACGACGTCACCGTCTGCGTGTGCACCGGAGACGACGACCACGACTGAACCTCACGGCGTCAGCACATCCATATAATCACCGAAGCCGTCCACAACGTCTCGGAAACGTCCAAAGACGGGCTGAACAGCTTCGTAGACAGGGTGGAACACAACGTCTTGTGGCAACAGGGTCTCACACTCTGGTGACAGGAACCAGAACAAACACCGGGGGCGTGGACCCCTTCACGGCTCTGCAGAATGGACACAGACAAACTGGACCCTTCCAGAACAGACGGACAGCTTACGACTTCCTGAGCAATGGAGGAAACAGTTTCAGAGTCCGTAACGAGCACCAACGAGAACGCCGCGACGAGAACGCGCGAATGGCTTCCGTCATGTGTGGGGTGTTCGGCAAACAGTTCGTCCCCAGTGCGATTGGTGGCAGATGCGTTGATCCAGCCTAG